In uncultured Methanobacterium sp., a genomic segment contains:
- a CDS encoding DUF1616 domain-containing protein yields MKLSSQKDLLLIITLSIAVLLMSWLKLIKGYPLSLLPTILVLFLPGYALITAIWPSDEKMGWTLRLGMGFVLGLVFILFLPLIFNSFKWTELTGSINQILLIVAIVFSLIAMARRTEPVDELEPLHRDPQLTLEESIERATLMRQKAEEEPNEYEDHYEGDNEYYENEYYEEEVPEGEYSNEEYYSEYDEGLEDEPRREHEEEPGEEPSKEFEEEPEDEFGEAPDIEPRKCQDLKNEKPLQYERIKDKYPLDEDEYHPYESEYHRAEDESYSDDEYITNYHESPQDEEDHPEQTRGVPLLVEEPVKTSPTDYEAEMDKPVWGDEPPQKKTGFKNWDLVMILFLSGISLLFLYFNPLKTTTTSIVFFILLLFSLGYAGLTIIFPDKSKASSRNLLIASTIIAVILFILSFMAWNTHLLPSVPKYVVTIMFVASIILVAGTFIRKWYTPGKKEVPFEDQKDIPPEHEVTYEDREEEPGTLKERDETEEVEKRGPTEKEADKSEEITPSQTAKEETLRKLQAIGTPVKTDKTVSNEDIPKSGIIGDTSKAGIVDGKVVKKAPPTVKPRNYYLDIILVVAITLLTVAFVLIPPLNKTFVRTILGILLVLFIPGYSLIAALFPKWGDLDGIERATLSFGLSIAVTPFIGLALNYTPWGIRLDPILISLTIFTLAMCVIAFLRRRSLQEEERFFVPFGSFAKDIKGSFKGKSKTEHILSIILILSIILAISTTVYIIVKPKQGETFTEFYILGSNGTASNYPTNLTTGQNGSMIIGVVNHEYTTTDYLLVVKVNNTILKNQTISLTNGQKVEIPYNFTAGSTGQKKLDFLLYKLPDNETEYRSLHLWMNVT; encoded by the coding sequence ATGAAACTCTCATCACAGAAAGACCTTTTACTCATTATCACCCTCAGCATAGCAGTTCTCTTAATGAGCTGGCTCAAGCTGATTAAAGGATATCCATTATCACTTTTACCAACGATTTTAGTTTTATTCCTACCAGGATACGCCCTGATTACAGCAATCTGGCCCAGTGATGAGAAAATGGGCTGGACACTCCGCTTAGGTATGGGCTTTGTTCTGGGACTGGTTTTCATCCTGTTTTTACCATTAATATTCAACAGCTTCAAGTGGACTGAACTTACAGGGTCCATTAATCAAATACTTCTCATAGTGGCTATTGTGTTCTCCCTGATTGCCATGGCTCGAAGGACAGAACCAGTAGATGAACTGGAACCTCTTCATAGGGATCCCCAGCTCACACTGGAGGAATCCATTGAGCGTGCAACTTTAATGCGCCAGAAAGCAGAGGAAGAACCCAATGAATATGAAGATCACTACGAAGGTGATAATGAATATTATGAGAATGAATATTATGAAGAAGAAGTCCCTGAGGGTGAATACAGCAACGAGGAATACTACTCTGAATATGATGAAGGGTTAGAGGATGAACCCCGTAGGGAACATGAGGAAGAACCGGGAGAAGAACCATCTAAGGAATTTGAAGAAGAGCCTGAAGATGAATTTGGGGAAGCCCCAGACATAGAACCTCGAAAATGTCAGGATTTGAAGAATGAAAAACCTCTCCAGTACGAGAGAATCAAGGATAAATATCCATTGGATGAAGATGAATATCATCCATACGAAAGCGAATACCATCGAGCTGAAGATGAATCATATTCAGATGATGAATACATCACAAATTACCATGAATCTCCCCAAGATGAGGAAGATCATCCCGAACAAACCAGAGGTGTTCCACTCCTAGTAGAAGAACCAGTTAAAACCTCACCCACAGATTATGAAGCAGAAATGGATAAACCAGTGTGGGGAGATGAACCACCACAGAAAAAAACTGGTTTTAAAAACTGGGATCTGGTTATGATCCTCTTTTTAAGTGGAATTTCCCTCCTGTTCCTTTATTTCAATCCTTTAAAAACCACAACCACATCAATTGTTTTCTTTATTTTACTCCTGTTTAGCTTAGGCTATGCAGGGTTAACCATTATCTTCCCGGATAAATCCAAGGCCAGTTCAAGGAATCTTCTCATTGCCAGTACAATTATTGCAGTTATCCTATTCATCCTATCTTTCATGGCATGGAATACACATCTATTGCCCTCTGTGCCCAAGTACGTGGTGACCATAATGTTCGTGGCATCAATAATACTAGTGGCAGGAACATTCATCAGGAAATGGTACACACCAGGTAAAAAAGAGGTTCCATTCGAAGATCAGAAAGATATTCCTCCAGAACATGAGGTAACTTATGAAGATCGTGAAGAAGAACCCGGAACGTTGAAAGAAAGAGATGAAACTGAAGAAGTTGAAAAAAGAGGACCCACTGAGAAAGAAGCTGATAAATCAGAAGAAATAACCCCTTCCCAAACAGCAAAGGAAGAAACCCTGAGAAAATTACAGGCCATCGGCACCCCTGTAAAAACAGATAAAACAGTAAGTAATGAGGATATACCTAAAAGCGGAATTATTGGGGATACAAGTAAAGCCGGAATTGTTGATGGGAAAGTTGTTAAAAAAGCCCCTCCAACGGTTAAACCTCGTAACTATTATCTGGATATTATCTTAGTGGTGGCCATCACCCTCCTCACAGTGGCCTTCGTGCTCATACCACCACTCAACAAAACATTCGTGAGGACCATCCTTGGGATTTTACTAGTTTTATTTATCCCAGGTTATTCACTCATCGCAGCTCTTTTCCCTAAATGGGGTGACCTTGATGGTATTGAAAGAGCAACCTTAAGTTTTGGTTTGAGTATTGCAGTAACACCATTCATTGGCCTGGCTCTTAACTACACTCCATGGGGCATCCGGCTGGATCCCATACTCATCAGCCTTACCATTTTCACACTGGCCATGTGTGTAATCGCCTTTTTAAGGCGGAGAAGTTTACAAGAAGAAGAACGGTTCTTTGTACCCTTCGGTAGTTTTGCAAAAGACATCAAAGGTTCATTCAAGGGAAAGTCAAAAACAGAGCACATATTGTCCATTATACTCATCCTCAGTATTATTCTGGCCATTTCCACCACTGTTTACATCATAGTGAAACCAAAGCAGGGTGAAACATTCACCGAATTCTACATATTAGGATCAAATGGTACAGCCAGTAACTATCCCACTAACCTCACCACTGGCCAGAATGGCTCCATGATCATTGGAGTGGTTAACCATGAATACACTACCACAGATTATCTTTTAGTGGTGAAAGTGAATAATACCATCCTTAAAAACCAGACAATTTCCTTAACCAATGGCCAGAAGGTGGAGATACCCTACAATTTCACTGCAGGCTCCACAGGTCAGAAGAAACTGGATTTCCTGCTCTACAAATTGCCTGATAATGAGACTGAATATCGGTCCCTGCATCTGTGGATGAATGTTACATAA
- a CDS encoding CPBP family intramembrane glutamic endopeptidase: MSTVEIDNKKRFQIGLPVNYIITLIAYLLALIAAELLTTYVNKTWGLAAHTCILFALLVNAAMVDSTDFSNLLRSMMPIPIIRIVGLSIPMMQIKPLYWFPIVAIPLFAASLTIIRSQNLSMVDVGLVLGNVKVQLLIATTGFVTGIIEYFILRPDPLISQFTPVLIIGAFLILLISTGLAEELLFRGILQNNVTNMFGVGFGLLYTSLVFTTMHIGWIYFADLVFVFCVALFYGTCLIKTRSIFGITFAHGISNSMLFLVMPFVNLAAFGLH, from the coding sequence TTGAGCACTGTTGAAATAGATAATAAAAAACGTTTCCAAATTGGATTACCAGTTAATTATATTATAACTCTTATTGCTTACCTTTTAGCCCTGATTGCGGCAGAACTCTTAACCACTTATGTTAATAAGACATGGGGACTTGCTGCTCATACCTGTATTTTATTTGCTCTTCTGGTGAATGCAGCCATGGTGGATTCAACTGATTTCTCCAACCTGCTACGCAGTATGATGCCCATACCCATCATACGTATTGTGGGACTCTCCATACCCATGATGCAGATAAAACCATTATACTGGTTCCCTATTGTTGCCATACCCCTTTTTGCAGCATCCCTAACTATCATACGCAGTCAGAATTTATCCATGGTTGATGTGGGATTAGTTCTGGGTAATGTTAAAGTTCAACTTCTCATTGCCACCACTGGATTTGTCACCGGTATTATTGAGTATTTCATTCTCCGACCGGATCCATTGATCTCGCAGTTTACTCCAGTGCTGATTATTGGTGCATTCTTAATATTGTTGATATCTACGGGGCTGGCTGAGGAGTTACTCTTCAGGGGGATCTTGCAGAACAATGTTACCAACATGTTTGGGGTAGGTTTTGGTCTTCTTTACACCTCTTTGGTGTTTACCACCATGCACATTGGCTGGATATACTTTGCGGATTTAGTCTTTGTGTTCTGTGTGGCCCTGTTCTATGGTACTTGCCTTATTAAAACCAGATCAATATTTGGAATAACCTTTGCACACGGAATTTCCAACTCCATGCTGTTCTTGGTGATGCCATTTGTGAATTTAGCTGCCTTTGGTCTACATTAA